A window of the Haloquadratum walsbyi C23 genome harbors these coding sequences:
- the priS gene encoding DNA primase small subunit PriS, translating into MEDRTRTYLKGRFGDYYARARMDTPPAANRREWGHIPWSVGSTTMVRHQSLLELGTLDDFLHRTAPKHIYFSAARFNDPGATTMDQKDWQSADLIFDLDADHLPGVNPDTTSYADMLTACKTELQTLLEFIDDDFNFDETQVVFSGGRGYHVHVRDEQVRSLDSAARREIVDYIRAIDLNIETLIETQSNHGTTQRILKHRGGWGQRIHKRLIELIDTLQASDDTEALERLQSFEGIGTGRAETILGQIQNNPEAIHAGNLEAGGAGIRILADALAQTAFEAETAPIDEPVTTDTNRLIRLPGSLHGGSGLLVTPLDREEIPSFHPLEHAIADRFRGRDIQIQITDSGVTTFDGETFDITEGNKTVEECLGIFLMARGRAEKVTE; encoded by the coding sequence ATGGAGGATCGCACTCGAACGTATCTGAAAGGTCGTTTCGGCGATTACTATGCTCGTGCTCGGATGGATACGCCACCAGCAGCCAATCGCCGTGAATGGGGACATATTCCTTGGAGTGTTGGAAGCACGACAATGGTCCGTCATCAATCACTTCTTGAATTAGGCACCCTCGATGACTTCCTTCATCGGACTGCTCCAAAGCACATATACTTCTCTGCAGCACGGTTTAATGACCCGGGTGCAACGACAATGGATCAAAAAGACTGGCAATCGGCTGATCTCATATTTGATCTTGATGCTGATCACCTCCCAGGAGTCAATCCCGATACCACATCATATGCAGATATGCTCACAGCGTGTAAGACGGAGCTTCAAACGCTACTTGAGTTTATTGACGATGATTTTAATTTCGATGAAACGCAAGTTGTCTTTTCCGGGGGGCGGGGATATCACGTGCACGTCCGCGATGAGCAGGTTCGTTCGCTTGATAGCGCTGCTCGTCGAGAGATTGTTGATTATATTCGTGCAATCGATCTCAACATTGAGACACTCATTGAGACACAATCGAATCACGGCACGACACAACGGATTTTAAAGCATCGTGGTGGATGGGGACAGCGCATTCACAAACGGTTAATTGAACTTATCGATACTCTCCAAGCAAGTGATGATACAGAAGCTCTTGAACGATTGCAATCGTTTGAGGGGATTGGGACAGGACGAGCAGAGACAATTCTTGGACAGATTCAAAATAATCCAGAGGCAATTCACGCAGGAAATCTTGAGGCTGGCGGTGCAGGGATCCGCATCCTTGCTGATGCACTTGCACAAACAGCATTCGAAGCGGAGACTGCACCAATCGATGAACCAGTGACGACTGATACGAACCGTCTGATTAGACTCCCTGGAAGCCTTCATGGCGGGTCAGGATTACTGGTTACCCCACTTGACCGTGAAGAGATCCCCTCGTTTCACCCACTTGAGCATGCTATTGCTGATCGATTTCGAGGTCGAGACATACAGATACAAATCACCGACTCCGGAGTGACGACATTTGATGGTGAGACGTTTGATATCACTGAAGGAAACAAGACTGTCGAAGAGTGCTTAGGGATTTTCCTGATGGCTCGTGGTCGAGCTGAGAAAGTGACTGAATGA
- a CDS encoding DNA replication complex subunit Gins51, with product MDLTELQDVQRTERQMDSLQHLSDTFYADVAEYIAERKAERRRLASTTDDPFGDPAVGRLTDEIKTAEEVVKAIYERRIGKVVKLASFDAADMKTDTAGLTSEERELFDDLVNRIITNREHVLSVLGGEGTEDSDSTSVETPASADENATQNETDESVPAEPADNKHKATVESQSQETNSHPGIPNTGAESNADADSNGDSDANPEVDIDIENQTSADSIPDSHVATEVNTDTETETETETERQRSHSSDDPLPPDPDDVLAAAMGDGGDIVDATDESSVDTNTDTSDTDQSNPAINGDTTAQSTSRNPNRSNTNTDTPNNVQAQSQAPASASELSSQSTQVDSDPHSNVNANPGVDPQPHPADSSTTPSAEPTDINRDSDDILNAQTETETETKTDEGSGSLERETEPEVESDLPPDTPSDDPDRVVLRITADVGRILGVDQREYDLAAEDIIMLPETNAEPLLSRDAAERLD from the coding sequence ATGGATTTAACCGAACTGCAGGACGTCCAGCGGACAGAACGACAGATGGATAGCCTGCAGCATCTATCTGATACATTCTATGCAGATGTTGCTGAATACATCGCTGAGCGGAAGGCGGAACGACGACGGCTTGCATCAACAACGGATGATCCCTTTGGCGACCCTGCTGTTGGGCGACTGACTGATGAGATCAAAACTGCCGAAGAGGTTGTGAAGGCTATTTATGAACGCCGGATCGGTAAAGTTGTCAAGCTTGCTTCGTTCGACGCGGCTGATATGAAGACCGACACTGCAGGTCTGACAAGTGAGGAACGCGAACTATTCGATGATCTTGTTAATCGAATTATTACAAATCGTGAACATGTCCTCAGCGTGCTTGGCGGCGAAGGGACAGAAGATTCAGACTCAACAAGCGTGGAAACCCCGGCATCTGCAGATGAAAATGCAACTCAGAACGAAACAGATGAGTCGGTACCAGCCGAACCAGCAGATAATAAACACAAAGCTACAGTTGAGTCTCAATCACAGGAGACCAATTCACACCCAGGTATTCCCAATACTGGTGCTGAGAGTAATGCTGATGCTGATAGTAATGGCGACAGTGATGCCAATCCTGAAGTTGATATTGATATAGAAAATCAGACGAGTGCTGACTCAATACCAGATTCGCATGTGGCAACCGAGGTGAACACCGACACTGAGACTGAAACTGAGACTGAAACTGAGAGACAGCGCTCACATTCATCTGACGATCCACTCCCGCCAGACCCGGATGATGTCCTTGCCGCGGCAATGGGTGATGGCGGCGATATTGTCGATGCAACTGATGAGTCATCTGTAGATACCAACACTGATACATCAGATACTGATCAAAGCAATCCAGCGATTAACGGCGATACGACAGCACAGTCGACTTCACGAAATCCGAATAGAAGTAACACAAACACTGACACACCGAATAATGTTCAAGCTCAATCTCAAGCTCCTGCTTCTGCCTCTGAGTTATCAAGCCAGTCAACTCAGGTCGATTCAGACCCTCATTCCAACGTTAATGCTAACCCTGGGGTTGATCCTCAGCCTCACCCTGCTGATTCTTCTACCACACCTTCGGCAGAACCCACGGACATTAACCGCGACTCAGATGATATCCTTAATGCGCAGACCGAGACCGAGACCGAGACAAAGACAGATGAAGGCAGTGGCAGTTTAGAAAGAGAAACAGAACCCGAAGTCGAATCAGATCTACCACCAGATACTCCCTCTGATGACCCAGACCGTGTTGTACTTCGTATTACTGCCGATGTTGGTCGCATTCTTGGCGTTGATCAGCGTGAATACGACCTTGCGGCAGAAGATATCATTATGCTTCCAGAAACAAACGCTGAGCCGCTTCTATCTCGGGATGCTGCGGAACGGCTTGATTGA
- a CDS encoding CDC48 family AAA ATPase: protein MKLTVKPLKQKDAGRGLAAVDRDVAAELDLEGGDYIRIESGDGTAIARVWPGYPDDQGTGVIRIDGQLRQQADVGIDDTVDVEKADISPAKHVSIALPQNLRISGNIGAHLRDKLSGQPVTQGQNIRVPFGFGFMSSSAQPIPMKIASTEPSGTVIVTDSTEVTLSQQPAEDIQAGESESSNTPAVTYEDIGGLERELEQVREMIELPMRHPELFQRLGIEPPKGVLLHGPPGTGKTLIAKAVANEIDASFHTISGPEIMSKYYGESEEQLREIFEEAEEEAPSIVFVDEIDSIAPKRGEAGGDVERRVVAQLLSLMDGLDERGEVVVIGATNRVDALDPALRRGGRFDREIEVGVPDREGRKEILQVHTRNMPLSDSVNLDEYADNTHGFVGADIESLAKEAAMNALRRIRPELDLEADEVDADVLESLSVTETDFKDAIRGIEPSALREVFVEVPDVTWGDVGGLTETKERLRETIQWPLDYPDVFEEMDIQSAKGVLMYGPPGTGKTMLAKAVANESESNFISVKGPELLDKYVGESEKGVRDIFKKARENAPTVVFFDEIDSIATERGGTSGDSGVSERVVSQLLTELDGLESLEDVVIIATTNRPDLIDAALLRPGRLDRHVHVPVPSETAREAIFEVHTEEKPLADSVSLSRLASRTEGYVGADIEAVCREASMAASREFINNVSPEEVKESVGNIRVTMGHFEDALDEVGPSVTQETREQYEQIEQRFETSNVERQPEAGVGRTFQ, encoded by the coding sequence ATGAAACTTACTGTCAAACCACTCAAACAGAAGGACGCTGGTCGTGGACTTGCCGCAGTTGACCGTGATGTCGCCGCTGAACTCGATCTTGAGGGCGGCGATTATATCCGAATCGAAAGCGGAGATGGCACAGCAATCGCTCGAGTATGGCCTGGCTATCCCGATGACCAAGGCACAGGTGTCATTCGGATTGATGGGCAATTGCGTCAACAGGCAGACGTTGGAATTGACGACACGGTTGATGTAGAAAAGGCTGATATCAGCCCGGCAAAACACGTCTCGATTGCACTTCCACAGAATCTTCGAATTAGTGGAAACATTGGCGCACACCTTCGAGATAAGCTCTCGGGACAGCCAGTGACACAGGGACAGAACATCCGGGTTCCATTCGGATTCGGGTTCATGTCCTCATCAGCACAGCCAATCCCGATGAAGATCGCATCGACAGAACCGTCAGGAACCGTAATTGTGACCGATTCAACAGAAGTCACACTCAGTCAACAGCCGGCTGAGGATATCCAAGCTGGTGAAAGTGAGAGTTCAAACACTCCAGCCGTTACCTATGAGGATATTGGCGGTCTCGAAAGAGAACTTGAGCAAGTTCGAGAGATGATTGAGTTGCCGATGCGTCATCCTGAGTTATTCCAACGGCTTGGCATTGAACCACCGAAGGGAGTGTTGTTACACGGTCCACCAGGAACCGGGAAGACACTTATCGCCAAGGCTGTTGCGAATGAGATTGATGCAAGCTTCCATACAATCTCTGGTCCAGAGATTATGTCGAAATATTACGGAGAATCGGAGGAACAACTTCGTGAAATATTCGAAGAAGCCGAAGAGGAAGCTCCATCGATTGTCTTTGTTGATGAGATTGACTCAATCGCGCCAAAACGAGGCGAAGCCGGTGGTGACGTTGAGCGACGCGTCGTTGCACAACTGCTCTCGCTAATGGATGGGCTTGATGAGCGTGGTGAGGTTGTCGTCATCGGTGCAACGAATCGTGTCGACGCACTTGATCCAGCATTGCGTCGTGGCGGTCGATTTGATCGCGAAATTGAGGTTGGTGTCCCAGATCGTGAGGGTCGCAAAGAGATTCTGCAAGTGCACACGCGGAATATGCCGCTTTCCGATAGTGTCAATCTTGATGAGTATGCGGATAACACCCATGGCTTTGTCGGTGCAGATATCGAAAGTCTCGCCAAAGAAGCAGCAATGAATGCGCTTCGCCGAATCCGTCCAGAGCTTGATCTTGAGGCTGACGAGGTTGATGCAGATGTCCTCGAATCGTTGTCGGTGACTGAAACTGACTTCAAGGATGCAATTCGGGGGATTGAGCCATCTGCCCTTCGTGAAGTATTTGTTGAAGTCCCTGATGTGACGTGGGGTGATGTTGGTGGTCTAACGGAGACAAAAGAGCGATTACGCGAGACGATTCAATGGCCCCTTGATTATCCAGATGTATTCGAGGAGATGGATATACAATCAGCTAAGGGCGTATTGATGTATGGTCCGCCTGGGACAGGCAAGACAATGCTTGCAAAAGCGGTTGCAAACGAATCTGAATCGAATTTCATCTCGGTAAAGGGTCCAGAGCTACTGGATAAATACGTTGGTGAATCAGAGAAGGGTGTTCGCGACATCTTCAAGAAGGCACGAGAGAACGCCCCAACAGTGGTGTTCTTTGATGAGATCGACTCAATCGCGACTGAGCGCGGAGGAACATCAGGCGATTCAGGCGTTTCAGAACGAGTTGTTTCACAGCTACTGACCGAACTTGATGGACTTGAGTCACTCGAAGATGTGGTTATCATCGCAACAACAAATCGGCCTGATCTCATCGACGCTGCGTTACTACGCCCCGGACGGTTAGACCGTCATGTGCATGTGCCTGTTCCAAGTGAAACTGCGCGAGAGGCGATCTTTGAGGTGCACACCGAGGAGAAGCCATTAGCGGATAGCGTTAGTCTATCACGACTTGCCTCACGCACTGAAGGATATGTTGGTGCTGATATTGAGGCGGTATGTCGTGAAGCATCAATGGCTGCAAGTCGAGAGTTTATCAATAATGTCTCACCTGAAGAGGTGAAAGAATCGGTTGGTAATATTCGAGTGACGATGGGACACTTCGAGGATGCCCTTGATGAGGTTGGTCCAAGCGTGACTCAGGAAACACGCGAACAATATGAGCAAATCGAGCAGCGCTTTGAGACAAGCAATGTCGAACGACAACCAGAAGCTGGCGTCGGTCGGACCTTCCAGTAA
- a CDS encoding GNAT family N-acetyltransferase has protein sequence MSVNVEVQVDPPGDDDRVETAWTLKEQIRTEEGVLKQRRPFFTDAYRRSKTHLLFEDDDLVGFASVRRDGYILFLAISPSYRGEGHGKRLVAEAANDHESISCHARATNESALSFYEYLGFEIVRRITSYYEDGGDAYYLKLGDTPSIRDRFADLLRRS, from the coding sequence GTGAGCGTCAACGTCGAAGTGCAGGTCGACCCTCCAGGGGATGATGACCGCGTTGAAACAGCGTGGACCCTCAAAGAACAGATTCGAACAGAGGAGGGAGTGCTCAAACAGCGACGACCCTTCTTTACCGACGCGTATCGTCGCTCGAAGACACACCTACTCTTCGAGGATGACGATCTTGTCGGATTTGCCTCGGTCCGACGCGATGGCTATATTCTTTTTCTTGCTATTTCGCCTTCGTATCGTGGTGAGGGACATGGAAAACGGTTAGTTGCAGAGGCAGCGAATGATCATGAGTCAATCTCGTGTCATGCACGAGCAACGAATGAATCCGCACTTTCATTCTATGAGTATCTTGGCTTTGAAATTGTCCGGCGAATCACCAGCTATTATGAAGATGGTGGTGATGCATATTATCTCAAACTTGGTGACACACCCTCAATACGAGATCGATTTGCAGACTTGCTTCGGCGGTCTTGA
- the fba gene encoding class II fructose-bisphosphate aldolase: protein MPFYGGSELATVYDDALTEGFGLIASNIAEPNIMMGLIEGAARKDSDILLQLSGGASTFAGNEDPVDGLQAMGAYIEAIADQYDIGVFLNMDHQSDLGFIEAQMDLGIPSSIMIDASHEPFEENVARSREVVEMKKDKDADVLIEAELGQIKGVEDNIEAAEAFYTDPEQAVEFVDRTGCDLLAISVGTQHGVAKGKNLELRPDLAQEIRQTLRDHGLDTPLVLHGSSGVQPRQLQEMLQHGICKVNKDTRYQYEYTRTAFDLYRDDGTAIVPPEDIDANRETFFNDTEWSPNKDIFDPRVAGRQIRDRIADVHAELTEVSGSAGHSRFA, encoded by the coding sequence GTGCCGTTCTACGGCGGGAGTGAACTTGCGACCGTCTACGACGATGCGCTCACAGAGGGATTTGGGCTTATTGCATCAAATATCGCCGAGCCAAACATAATGATGGGGTTAATCGAAGGTGCTGCCCGAAAGGATTCAGATATACTGTTACAACTCAGTGGGGGTGCCAGCACGTTCGCTGGAAATGAAGACCCGGTTGATGGGCTTCAAGCGATGGGAGCCTACATTGAGGCAATTGCTGATCAGTATGATATCGGCGTGTTTCTTAATATGGATCATCAATCAGATCTTGGATTCATTGAGGCGCAAATGGATCTTGGGATTCCCTCTTCAATAATGATCGATGCATCACATGAACCGTTTGAAGAAAATGTTGCGCGAAGTCGTGAAGTTGTTGAGATGAAAAAGGACAAAGATGCTGATGTCCTTATTGAGGCTGAACTTGGACAGATCAAAGGTGTCGAAGATAACATCGAAGCTGCTGAGGCATTCTATACTGATCCAGAACAAGCTGTCGAATTTGTTGATCGAACTGGATGTGATTTACTTGCTATCTCTGTCGGCACGCAACACGGGGTTGCAAAAGGTAAGAATCTCGAGCTTCGACCGGACCTTGCACAAGAAATCCGACAAACGCTTCGTGATCATGGACTAGATACACCACTCGTGCTCCATGGATCCTCAGGCGTACAGCCGAGACAACTCCAAGAAATGCTCCAACATGGGATTTGTAAGGTAAATAAGGATACCCGATATCAATATGAGTATACTCGAACAGCATTCGACCTATACCGAGATGATGGAACAGCAATCGTTCCGCCTGAGGATATCGACGCAAATCGAGAGACGTTTTTCAATGACACTGAGTGGTCACCAAATAAGGATATCTTTGACCCGCGAGTGGCTGGTCGCCAGATTCGTGACCGGATTGCAGATGTGCATGCAGAACTGACGGAAGTCTCTGGCAGTGCCGGACATAGTCGATTCGCCTAA
- a CDS encoding peroxiredoxin: MLEPGSSAPTFSLPSNDGTTVSLSSYRNQYVVVYFFPRADTPGCTTEACEFRDTVDVFMTHDIAVIGISDDPVSDLDAFANEYYLPFPLLSDDGTVASAYDSYGEKNMFGNTFDGVFRNTYIIDPMGTIAFAYEGVSPTNHVESIITDLDAAGVIS, translated from the coding sequence ATGCTTGAACCTGGTTCATCCGCTCCGACGTTTTCACTTCCATCAAATGATGGAACGACGGTCTCACTGTCATCCTATCGTAATCAGTATGTTGTTGTTTATTTCTTTCCCCGCGCTGATACACCAGGATGTACCACTGAGGCGTGCGAGTTCCGCGATACGGTTGATGTATTTATGACACATGACATTGCGGTGATTGGCATCAGTGATGATCCAGTCTCTGATTTAGACGCCTTCGCCAATGAATATTATCTCCCGTTTCCACTGCTTTCAGATGATGGAACTGTTGCCAGTGCATATGACTCATATGGTGAGAAAAATATGTTCGGCAACACTTTCGATGGGGTGTTTCGGAATACATATATTATTGATCCCATGGGAACAATTGCGTTTGCGTATGAGGGGGTTTCACCCACGAACCACGTCGAATCAATTATTACTGATCTTGATGCTGCTGGTGTTATCTCATAA
- a CDS encoding DUF5822 domain-containing protein has translation MEPVETTDPDGVDYGWVMQTTFVLTIIIGAPVVTVLSLGATLPTWGARVGFAIRVGAVIWILTALSVFGYARWSDTNTDTNGVDTESVNTPSASSEKSTSDVSSRTHVDSHTNTNSNSNTNTNSNTDADADMDPDPNPDPSIDIDSHSNAETGTSQTTQQNSDTTTTAEETS, from the coding sequence GTGGAACCGGTCGAGACAACGGACCCAGATGGGGTCGACTACGGATGGGTGATGCAAACGACATTCGTCCTCACAATCATTATTGGTGCGCCAGTCGTGACCGTACTTTCTCTTGGGGCGACACTCCCAACATGGGGAGCCCGCGTTGGGTTTGCTATCCGAGTCGGTGCCGTGATTTGGATTCTTACTGCACTCTCTGTATTCGGCTATGCGCGCTGGAGTGATACTAATACTGACACAAATGGAGTTGATACAGAGAGTGTCAATACTCCGTCGGCTTCCTCAGAAAAGAGTACGAGTGATGTCTCCTCGCGCACCCATGTAGACTCACACACAAATACAAATTCAAATTCAAATACGAATACAAATTCAAATACAGATGCAGATGCGGATATGGACCCAGACCCAAACCCAGACCCAAGCATAGACATAGATTCACACTCAAATGCTGAAACGGGGACGTCGCAGACGACACAACAGAATTCAGACACAACAACGACTGCTGAGGAGACATCATGA
- a CDS encoding translation initiation factor eIF-2B — MIDETIEEIQEMQTHSSSVVAVKAAQALTDLLDRDHTTIENFERDLERNVGALKRANPSHASLFNAMQTIKINVVDRKSDLDEAKKLLEEVIHRVVEDVTEGKSRAAAKAAPTLETDSTILTHDYSSTVLEAIERATSTKTSLKVYVTEARPRYLGRKAARRLAELMQVEPHLLVDSAAGSFLSDCDRVVVGMDCIVDETLYNRVGTFPIIATAAAVDVPVTVVGSAAKVVDGSFVFENEYRSPAEVSLEPLEDIMIENPAYDATPVSLIDQVITDNGVESF; from the coding sequence ATGATAGATGAGACAATCGAAGAGATTCAAGAGATGCAGACGCATAGCTCCTCAGTCGTTGCTGTCAAAGCGGCTCAGGCACTCACCGATTTACTTGATCGGGATCATACCACAATTGAAAATTTCGAACGCGATCTTGAGCGAAACGTTGGCGCCCTCAAACGAGCAAATCCGTCTCATGCGTCATTATTCAACGCGATGCAGACAATCAAGATCAATGTCGTCGATCGCAAAAGCGATCTTGATGAGGCAAAAAAACTGCTTGAAGAAGTCATTCACCGTGTTGTTGAGGATGTGACTGAGGGAAAATCCCGAGCAGCTGCCAAAGCAGCCCCAACACTTGAGACTGACTCAACGATTTTAACACATGATTATTCATCGACGGTGCTTGAGGCAATTGAGCGCGCAACAAGCACGAAGACATCGCTCAAAGTATACGTTACAGAGGCACGACCTCGATATCTCGGTCGAAAGGCTGCCCGTCGACTTGCTGAACTGATGCAGGTCGAACCGCATCTACTCGTTGACAGTGCTGCAGGATCGTTTTTATCAGACTGTGACCGCGTTGTTGTCGGGATGGACTGTATTGTTGATGAAACATTGTATAATCGCGTTGGGACATTCCCGATTATTGCAACAGCAGCTGCAGTTGATGTCCCTGTTACCGTTGTTGGGTCAGCTGCGAAGGTTGTCGACGGAAGCTTTGTGTTTGAAAATGAATATCGATCCCCAGCCGAGGTGTCACTTGAGCCACTTGAGGATATTATGATTGAGAACCCTGCATATGACGCAACACCTGTGTCACTTATTGATCAAGTAATTACAGACAATGGTGTTGAGTCGTTTTAA
- a CDS encoding DUF7127 family protein, which translates to MKTQQFAGESGRFSRRYEYDDSRVLAVELGPSVTTVDVDIVGTTAIIIAETSDGMIETEFELPEGETAVTTTNGIITITIEQ; encoded by the coding sequence ATGAAAACACAACAGTTCGCCGGCGAGAGCGGACGATTCAGCCGCCGGTACGAGTATGATGACAGTCGGGTCCTCGCCGTCGAATTAGGTCCCAGTGTAACCACCGTTGATGTCGACATTGTTGGAACAACAGCAATCATTATTGCGGAGACAAGTGATGGTATGATTGAGACGGAATTTGAACTTCCAGAAGGTGAGACGGCAGTCACAACAACCAACGGAATAATTACAATTACAATTGAACAATGA
- the ptsP gene encoding phosphoenolpyruvate--protein phosphotransferase produces MTEQRLNGVGVSPISASGTAIWYTPEPTLTDPPAPETIDGDDEWNRFLTARQTAKSELQDEREQTAAAVGESEAEVFDAHIQFLEDPQIESGVESAVESGRPAEHAVSETFSEFIEQFEGMSGQMAERADDLRDVRDRLIRILSDSERADLSSVPPDSVIFAERLTPSDTAQLDPDRVAGFATVAGGRTSHAAIFARSLALPAVVGVGTELNTIATESTVVVDGTAGTVIIDPTAETQAAVGNESIAIQTESVSTGDGHSIEVAANVGTNADIQTAQEHGADGIGLFRSEFLFLDRAEPPTEAEQYKTYRSALESFPDGRVIVRTLDIGGDKQIEYLDLPTEENPFLGERGIRRSLGPDEDLFKTQLRALLRAGRDAKTGSGTLAVMIPLVSTIEEVTDARAMIETVASNIETKGVDDAPDSRVETPEFGVMIETPASAFLAPALTDHVDFFSIGTNDLAQYVMAAERGNDHVKTLGDYRQPAVFRAIDTTVRAAEGTDTWVGMCGEMAGDPSMTELLIGLGLTELSMSAVSVPRVKTAVQETSVSEAQALVENIREATTQDMIKSLLRTSVR; encoded by the coding sequence ATATCAGCCAGTGGAACAGCTATCTGGTATACACCGGAGCCAACACTCACTGATCCGCCAGCCCCAGAAACGATTGACGGTGACGATGAGTGGAATCGCTTCCTAACAGCCCGACAGACAGCAAAATCAGAACTTCAAGATGAGCGCGAGCAGACCGCTGCTGCAGTTGGCGAGTCAGAAGCCGAGGTATTCGATGCGCATATTCAATTTCTCGAGGATCCGCAGATAGAATCGGGTGTTGAGTCAGCGGTTGAATCAGGACGTCCAGCAGAGCACGCGGTCTCTGAAACATTCTCCGAATTTATTGAGCAATTCGAGGGGATGAGTGGACAAATGGCAGAACGTGCGGATGATCTGCGTGATGTACGTGATCGTCTGATCCGAATCTTGAGCGATAGTGAGCGCGCAGATCTCAGCTCGGTCCCACCGGACAGCGTGATTTTTGCAGAGCGGCTCACACCGAGTGATACTGCACAGCTTGATCCGGACCGAGTCGCGGGATTCGCAACGGTCGCCGGTGGGCGTACGTCACACGCAGCCATCTTTGCACGATCACTCGCACTCCCGGCTGTCGTTGGTGTCGGAACAGAACTCAATACAATTGCAACTGAATCGACGGTTGTTGTTGATGGCACAGCGGGTACAGTTATTATTGATCCTACTGCAGAGACACAGGCGGCTGTCGGAAACGAATCCATCGCAATACAGACTGAGTCAGTGTCGACGGGAGATGGACATTCAATTGAGGTGGCTGCGAATGTCGGGACCAATGCTGATATCCAGACAGCACAGGAGCATGGTGCAGATGGGATTGGACTGTTTCGATCAGAGTTTCTCTTTCTTGACCGCGCAGAGCCACCAACAGAAGCTGAGCAATACAAGACATATCGATCGGCACTTGAGTCGTTTCCTGATGGTCGAGTCATTGTCAGGACACTCGATATTGGTGGTGATAAACAGATTGAGTATCTGGATCTCCCAACAGAGGAAAACCCGTTTCTTGGCGAACGTGGAATCCGGCGGTCATTAGGACCTGATGAGGATCTCTTCAAAACGCAATTGCGTGCATTGTTGCGTGCAGGGCGTGATGCTAAGACTGGTAGTGGCACCCTTGCAGTGATGATTCCACTTGTCTCGACGATTGAAGAAGTGACCGACGCACGCGCAATGATTGAGACGGTTGCAAGCAACATAGAAACAAAGGGTGTCGATGACGCACCAGATAGCAGAGTCGAGACTCCAGAATTTGGTGTGATGATTGAAACACCCGCAAGTGCATTTCTTGCCCCAGCACTCACTGATCACGTTGATTTCTTTAGTATCGGGACGAATGACCTTGCGCAATATGTAATGGCAGCAGAGCGCGGAAATGACCATGTGAAGACCCTTGGTGATTATCGGCAGCCGGCTGTGTTTCGAGCGATTGATACAACAGTACGCGCCGCTGAGGGGACGGACACCTGGGTCGGGATGTGTGGAGAGATGGCAGGTGATCCATCAATGACAGAGTTACTCATTGGGCTTGGTCTGACAGAATTGAGTATGAGTGCTGTCTCCGTCCCGCGAGTGAAAACAGCAGTTCAAGAAACAAGTGTATCGGAGGCACAAGCACTTGTCGAGAACATTCGCGAGGCGACAACTCAGGATATGATTAAGTCATTACTTCGCACTTCTGTAAGGTGA